A genomic region of Anas acuta chromosome 1, bAnaAcu1.1, whole genome shotgun sequence contains the following coding sequences:
- the NRIP2 gene encoding nuclear receptor-interacting protein 2: protein MSTRKSCPLSPEQEDGEQKQSEGTPDPERQDCEVELRNKAILQQKRRLKQATQFVHKDSADLLPLDGLTRLGTSKDLQPHSVVQRRLMEGNLNKLRGETRVRSAWVQSPLAKDRDEKMEKGEDRTKETSALLIQCQCQGQVLKATVNTGCLPNLISTRCLYQLGLEEVSVKDCGDLSLPIHNIVGRVEHMELQFGQEKVLCSALVVDDEMLEFCIGLQTLLSLKCCIDLEEGVLRFKTLNQDLPFLHAFEEPGQ from the exons ATGAGCACAAGAAAGAGCTGCCCCCTGTCACCGGAGCAAGAAGATGGGGAGCAAAAACAGAGTGAGGGTACTCCTGACCCAGAGCGACAGGACTGTGAAGTGGAGCTGAGGAACAAAGCTATTCTGCAACAGAAGAGGCGCCTTAAACAGGCCACACAATTTGTACACAAGGACTCTGCTGACCTGCTGCCCCTGGATGGCTTGACAAGGCTTGGCACCTCCAAGGATCTG CAGCCGCATAGTGTGGTCCAGCGGCGCCTCATGGAAGGCAATCTGAACAAGCTGCGGGGCGAGACCAGGGTTCGGTCTGCATGGGTTCAATCTCCACTGGCAAAAGACCGGgatgaaaagatggaaaagggaGAGGACAGGACAAAAGAGACCTCAGCCCTGCTAATACAGTGCCAG tgccAAGGTCAGGTATTGAAAGCCACTGTTAATACTGGATGTCTGCCAAATCTCATCTCCACGAGATGTTTATACCAGTTGGG GCTGGAAGAAGTGTCTGTCAAGGACTGTGGAGACCTTTCTCTTCCCATCCACAACATTGTTGGCCGAGTAGAACATATGGAATTGCAATTTGGCCAGGAgaaagtgctgtgttcagcacTGGTTGTAG atgATGAAATGCTGGAGTTTTGCATTGGTCTCCAGACTTTGTTGTCTCTCAAG TGTTGTATCGACTTGGAGGAAGGAGTCCTGAGATTTAAAACACTGAATCAAGATTTGCCTTTTCTACATGCTTTTGAAGAGCCTGGTCAGTGA